One part of the Augochlora pura isolate Apur16 chromosome 3, APUR_v2.2.1, whole genome shotgun sequence genome encodes these proteins:
- the Nelf-a gene encoding negative elongation factor A, which translates to MYEANDSNMANVRDSDTSLWLHNKLGTSNDSWTGSSICSQLNAEVLRNIKDCFPDLQTQVKLKLLLSFFHIPRRNVEEWRVELEEIIEVASLDSELWVSMLSEAMKTFPSTGSLNTDITDLDEHRPIFGELVNDLRKLLKKQNDPAMLPLECHYLNKTALTSVVGQQPAPVKHFTLKRKPKSAALRAELLQKSTDAASNLKKSTAPTVPVRSRGMPRKMTDTTPLKGIPSRVPTSGFRSPSLTSSSMSNRTPLGNRNRKDGGIKLLDINEQPIGYAQAKKRKRMLEMEEQQKKVAEAQAAAAAAASTATTTTETSTTPEYAQGLASINPPATPITPVASVQTYATPTTLSGTSTVTTPQTPTTPTTPTTPTTTVAVTTPTVITPVESTPVGVQTVRPAQTVTQIRIQTTAQPANAAANTRKGLSLTREQMLEAQEMFRTANKVTRPEKALILGFMAGSRDNPCPKLGNIVTVMLSENIEEVTQPDGTTVPMLVETHFQMNYTNGEWKRIKKNRRIVTEESTSTATPAPNATATASN; encoded by the exons ATGTATGAAGCAAACGACTCCAATATGGCGAATGTGAGGGACAGTGATACATCGTTGTGGCTTCATAACAAGCTTGGAACGTCAAATGATAGCTGGACAGGAAGTTCAATTTGTTCACAACTCAATGCAGAAGTATTACGGAATATCAAAGATTGTTTTCCAGACCTCCAAACGCAAGTTAAACTCAAGTTACTCCTTTCATTCTTTCACATACCGAGACGAAATGTCGAAGAG TGGCGTGTTGAACTTGAAGAAATCATCGAAGTGGCATCCCTCGACAGTGAGTTGTGGGTATCAATGTTATCCGAAGCGATGAAGACTTTCCCATCTACGGGTTCTTTGAACACAGACATCACAGACTTAGATGAGCATAGACCTATTTTTGGAGAGCTAGTCAATGACCTCAGAAAActtttaaagaaacaaaatgatCCAGCAATGCTTCCATTAGAATGTCATTATCTCAATAAGACTGCACTTACCTCTGTGGTTGGTCAACAGCCAGCACCAGTTAAGCACTTCACATTGAAGAGGAAACCAAAAAGTGCTGCCCTAAGAGCAGAACTGCTTCAAAAGAGTACGGATGCTGCGAGCAATCTAAAAAAGAGTACCGCACCCACAGTTCCTGTAAGAAGTAGAGGCATGCCTAGGAAGATGACTGATACAA CACCATTAAAGGGAATTCCCAGCAGAGTTCCAACAAGTGGTTTTCGATCACCTTCTCTTACAAGTTCTTCAATGTCTAATAGAACACCTCTTGGCAATAGAAATCGTAAAGATGGTGGCATTAAATTACTGGACATTAATGAGCAACCAATTGGATATGCTCAGGCAAAAAAACGGAAGAGAATGTTAGAGATGGAGGAACAGCAGAAGAAAGTGGCAGAAGCTCAAGCAGCTGCAGCAGCCGCAGCTTCAACAGCGACAACGACAACAGAGACGTCAACCACTCCAGAGTATGCTCAGGGTTTAGCTTCTATCAATCCACCAGCCACACCAATTACCCCTGTAGCATCTGTACAGACTTACGCAACACCTACTACTCTAAGCGGAACGTCTACAGTTACTACTCCGCAAACTC CTACAACTCCAACTACGCCTACAACTCCAACTACAACAGTAGCAGTTACGACACCGACAGTTATTACCCCTGTGGAAAGTACGCCAGTTGGAGTACAAACCGTTAGACCAGCTCAAACTGTCACCCAGATTCGTATACAAACCACCGCACAACCGGCCAATGCGGCTGCAAATACAAGAAAGGGTCTATCTCTTACG CGAGAGCAAATGTTGGAAGCACAAGAAATGTTCAGAACCGCCAACAAAGTTACTAGACCAGAGAAAGCTCTTATTTTAGGTTTCATGGCTGGCTCTAGAG ATAATCCGTGTCCGAAACTGGGAAATATAGTCACGGTAATGCTGTCGGAAAATATCGAGGAAGTAACGCAACCGGATGGAACAACTGTGCCAATGCTGGTAGAAACGCATTTCCAAATGAATTACACTAATGGCGAATGGAAGAggataaaaaagaatcgaCGAATTGTTACGGAAGAATCCACATCGACCGCAACACCAGCTCCTAATGCAACTGCTACGGcttccaattaa